In the genome of Plasmodium yoelii strain 17X genome assembly, chromosome: 14, one region contains:
- a CDS encoding GAS8-like protein, putative — MIKNKLKNKKKARVKNNDNTLKKLSVEELGNLVKTKREELNRTIQKKNLLEKKLDEKNEELETFSKEYTELKNKIELISKGCEEYDEKVNLEKKTIKNKSVFYNFQNSDQLKKLENEKENLKVLIDKKHEETMNNLLSYIEGERINLDNVKNQNFNEINELKTSFDMKIKTIEEIFKKHLEEYDNDQKYEMEEIIDNYSIMEKNEIIYLKNLYNDHIKDISEIYMNMINDYKKYYFNQIRENITKIKLLKKQINELEANDKEAKNDINICSTENLSMLENIKTLEINRENLNKALKFYSKDFVMYKNLELIYNENNVYIKNLKVFSHSFKEKILQVENAFKDLSKNENAGFDDYFENIKNKNICLKDKIKSLNLDLESLDKELNLYIKEKGIKQEDVITVRKGIDFCMRTYNKEFDNLLYAQRKIKKKMKDSANIYEKKLKDINIKKEN; from the exons atgattaaaaataagctaaaaaataaaaagaaagcCCGAGTTAAAAACAATGATAACACATTAAAGAAGTTATCAGTTGAGGAATTGGGGAATTTAGTAAAGACAAAAAGGGAAGAATTAAATAGGACAATTCAAAAGAAGAatttattagaaaaaaaactA gacgaaaaaaatgaagagtTAGAAACTTTCAGTAAAGAGTACactgaattaaaaaataaaatagaattGATCAGTAAAGGGTGTGAAGAATATGATGAAAAGGTAAATctggaaaaaaaaacgataaaAAACAAGTcagttttttataactttCAAAATTCGGACCAACTAAAGAAATTGGAAAACGAAAAAGAAAATCTTAAGGTATTAATTGATAAAAAGCATGAAGAGACaatgaataatttattaagtTACATAGAAGGCGAACGAATTAATCTAGATAATGTAAAAAATCAAAACTTTAACGAAATAAACGAGTTAAAGACATCCTTTGATATG aaaataaagacaatcgaagaaatatttaaaaagcaCTTAGAAGAATATGATAACGatcaaaaatatgaaatggAAGAAATTATAGATAATTATAGTattatggaaaaaaatgaaataatttatttaaaaaatttatataatgaccatattaaagatattagtgaaatatatatgaacatgATTAATgactataaaaaatattattttaatcaaattAGAGAAAACATAACCAAAATAAAactattaaaaaaacaaataaacgAGTTGGAAGCAAATGATAAAGAGgctaaaaatgatataaatatctGCAGCACAGAAAATTTATCTATgcttgaaaatataaaaacattgGAAATAAACAG GGAAAATCTAAACAAAGCCTTAAAGTTTTATTCAAAAGATTTCGTGATGTATAAAAACTTagaattaatttataatgaGAACaatgtatacattaaaaatttGAAAGTGTTTTCTCACAGTTTCaaggaaaaaatattgcAAGTTGAAAATGCTTTTAAAGATTTAtcgaaaaatgaaaatgccGGTTTTGATGactattttgaaaatattaaaaataaaaacatttgtttgaaagataaaataaagagTCTTAATTTGGATTTGGAGTCTCTAGATAAAGAGTTAAacttatatataaaagaaaaaggcATAAAACAGGAGGATGTTATAACAGTTAGAAAGGGAATAGACTTTTGCATGCGCACATATAATAAAGAGTTTGATAACTTATTATATGCtcaaagaaaaataaaaaagaaaatgaaagaCAGTgcaaatatttatgaaaaaaaactaaaagatattaatataaaaaaggaaaattaa
- a CDS encoding ATP-dependent RNA helicase DBP9, putative has protein sequence MDQEDVPKNEVEGGTPEEIKEDEYAEQVTEVEKEEEAEEEAEEEEEEEEEEEGEEGEEGEEEEAEAEEGDGEDEGEINEDDDKAPNKMKVKNNAKEMFFDVSNNFEGFDNILLDVRLRKALLYLFKFKHPTKIQKISIPSILKGNDTILNAKTGSGKTMAYLIPAIQRLIKFNIDEKEHLKFFYKCIIIAPTEELCLQIYNVGDKLCSYLKGIVTINHNVNNIFYDHPTILVSTPKHLCNYILEHKNKNNQNILSNLKILIIDEADVIHTKEFQKPMYTLTRNYLPKSFSKKYQIIMASATLKKNIIEKTKLFLHKPIYLTTEEDQKTTEMKNKKHPIDSQIVESSKKSRKNNTVNDEGVISQGNGDVDATNLKFVGKSFYYLYDEELTKYIYLYLLIKNKTVKFKSIIFTASTTDAYKIKIFLTYLNITSSILNPNHPILIKQNIIFSFNSSKFYFLICPQFEKNTVRASQKESINENLSENEPTKDELTDEELKSELSENESIIEDINNEEIEGELSDEEIKDGLSNDEIEGELSDEEIKNELSENESNREEINDEEIKGELSDGESVKEEMDWDQISDENEKEEKDFLYNRGLDFHNVSCVINFNMPLDKETFLHRIGRTCRLNTKGISISFVDENKEIEKNIIKEIEDENICFMKEKNMNFNSIETYRYRVESTLSKCTQRKINLFIQKEILYHSLKSNELKEFFNSHASEKRKINKIIKRFNKHIISQKFIKDRNESIFLKKMTPSDTIKKNGSFDKRSKNNNRGMQHIEKRKKGFAITQKGYEDQLKKEPNEEVTDPTKLPPLFGKRLRNYMYMKYINTKKKNTLDNDTRQNRFNGKHSNRNKKGFKNNKFSKKNKFTKTK, from the coding sequence ATGGATCAGGAGGATGTGCCCAAGAATGAAGTCGAGGGAGGAACACcagaagaaataaaagaagaTGAATATGCCGAACAAGTAACAGAAgtagaaaaagaagaagagGCAGAAGAAGAGGCAGAAGAAGAGGAAGAAGAAGAGGAAGAAGAAGAAGGAGAAGAAGGAGAAGAAggagaagaagaagaagcaGAAGCCGAAGAAGGGGATGGTGAGGATGAAGGAGAAATAAATGAAGACGATGACAAAGCCCCAAACAAGATGAAAGTCAAAAATAATGCGAAAGAAATGTTCTTTGACGTAAGCAACAATTTTGAGGGGTTCGACAATATTCTGTTAGATGTGAGACTAAGAAAAGCATtgctttatttatttaaattcaaGCATCCGacaaaaattcaaaaaatatcaatTCCAAGTATATTAAAAGGTAATGACACAATTTTAAATGCAAAAACAGGGTCTGGGAAAACAATGGCCTATTTGATTCCAGCAATTCAGAGATTGATAAAATTCAACATCGATGAAAAAGaacatttaaaatttttttataaatgtataattaTAGCCCCAACAGAAGAATTATgcttacaaatatataatgtggGTGATAAATTATGCTCATATTTAAAAGGAATAGTAACAATTAATcataatgtaaataatattttttatgaccATCCTACTATACTTGTAAGTACTCCTAAACATTTATGTAACTATATATTagaacataaaaataaaaataaccaaaatatattatccaatttaaaaatattaattattgatGAGGCAGATGTAATTCATACAAAAGAATTCCAAAAGCCAATGTATACACTAACACGCAATTATTTACCAAAAagtttttcaaaaaaatatcaaattaTTATGGCATCAGctactttaaaaaaaaatattatagaaaaaaCTAAACTATTTTTGCATAAGCCAATTTATTTAACTACTGAAGAAGATCAAAAAACAActgaaatgaaaaataagaAGCATCCTATTGATAGTCAAATTGTAGAAAGTTCTAAAAAAAgtcgaaaaaataatactgtAAATGATGAGGGTGTAATATCTCAGGGAAACGGTGATGTCGATGcaacaaatttaaaatttgttgGAAAATCcttttattatctttatgACGAGGAATTAACAAAGTacatttatctatatttattgataaaaaataaaacagtCAAATTTAAATCGATAATATTTACGGCATCTACAACAGATgcgtataaaataaaaatatttttaacataCCTAAACATCACATCGTCTATACTTAATCCAAACCACCCTATTTTGATCAagcaaaatattattttttctttcaacagttcaaaattttatttcttaatATGTCCACAGTTTGAAAAAAACACGGTTCGCGCTTCCCAAAAGGAAtcaataaatgaaaatttatcTGAGAATGAACCAACCAAGGACGAACTAACCGATGAGGAACTCAAGAGCGAACTATCTGAAAATGAATCAATCATAGAAGATATAAACAATGAAGAAATCGAGGGTGAGTTGTCTGATGAAGAAATCAAGGATGGGCTCTCCAATGACGAAATCGAGGGCGAGTTGTCTGATGAAGAAATCAAGAACGAACTATCTGAAAATGAATCAAACAGAGAAGAGATCAACGATGAAGAAATCAAGGGTGAGTTGTCTGATGGAGAATCCGTCAAAGAGGAAATGGATTGGGACCAAATTAGTGacgaaaatgaaaaagaagagAAAGACTTTTTATACAACAGAGGTTTAGATTTTCACAATGTAAGTTgtgttattaattttaacatGCCATTAGATAAAGAAACCTTTTTACATAGAATAGGAAGAACTTGTAGATTAAATACGAAAGGTATAAGTATATCATTTgtagatgaaaataaagaaattgaaaaaaatattattaaagaaATTGAGGATGAGAATATATGCTttatgaaagaaaaaaatatgaattttaATAGTATTGAAACTTATAGATATAGAGTTGAATCAACTTTGAGTAAATGCACacaaagaaaaataaatttatttattcaaaaaGAAATACTATATCATTCATTAAAATCCAATGAATTAAaagaattttttaattcacaTGCAagtgaaaaaagaaaaattaacaaaattataaaacgTTTTAATAAGCATATTATTTcacaaaaatttattaaagaTAGGAATGAAAGTatattcttaaaaaaaatgactcCTAGCGATacaatcaaaaaaaatggaagtTTTGACAAAAGaagcaaaaataataaccGAGGTATGCAACATATTGAAAAGAGAAAAAAGGGTTTTGCCATAACTCAAAAAGGTTATGAAGACCAATTAAAGAAAGAACCCAATGAAGAAGTTACAGACCCTACTAAGTTGCCTCCTTTGTTTGGTAAGCGACTAagaaattatatgtatatgaaatatataaacaccaaaaaaaaaaatacacttGACAACGATACGCGCCAAAATCGTTTTAACGGTAAACATTCGAATCGTAATAAAAAaggttttaaaaataataaattttccaaaaaaaataaattcacaaaaacaaaataa
- a CDS encoding replication factor C subunit 4, putative, with translation MEEDSFKNRLLKRNIDIWIEKYRPEYLEDVVGNPFVINTLKSIIVSGNMPNLLLAGAPGTGKTTSILCLASEMLGSQAKKAVLELNASDDRGINVIRDRIKSFAKEVISLPPGRHKIIILDEVDSMTTAAQQSLRRIMELYSDTTRFALACNQSEKIIDALQSRCAIIRYFKLTDDQVLKRILKICEYENIKYTDDGLETITFIADGDLRKAVNCLQSTYAGLEVINKENVLNICDIPSPERIENLLKHCISSEWRKAHDIAYDMIKEGHTPFDVALTSSNVLRRYDLGSEAIQIEFLKIGAMACNTMASGLSSVIQLDKLIADWCIAAKTLRGKC, from the exons ATGGAAGAAGACTCATTTAAAAATAgattattaaaaagaaaCATTGATATATGGATAGAAAAATATCGCCCTGAGTATTTAGAAGATGTAGTAGGAAATCCTTTTGTCATAAATACATTAAAGAGTATTATAGTATCGGGGAATATGCCTAATTTGCTTTTAGct GGGGCTCCTGGTACAGGGAAAACCACTAGCATTTTGTGTCTAGCTAGCGAAATGTTAGGGAGTCAAGCAAAGAAAGCAGTTCTTGAATTAAATGCATCAGATGATAGAGGAATCAATGTAATACGTGATAGAATAAAAAGTTTTGCTAAAGAGGTTATAAGTTTACCACCTGGAAgacataaaataataatattagatgAAGTAGATTCCATGACAACAGCAGCTCAACAATCTTTAAGAAGAATAATGGAATTATATTCAGATACAACAAGATTTGCGCTAGCATGTAATCAatcagaaaaaataatagatgCACTTCAAAGTAGATGTGCTATTATtagatattttaaattaacaGACGATCAAGTTTTAAAaagaattttaaaaatatgtgaatACGAAAACATTAAATATACAGATGATGGTTTAGAAACTATAACATTCATAGCTGATGGAGATTTAAGAAAAGCAGTTAATTGTTTGCAATCAACTTATGCTGGTTTAGAAGtcataaataaagaaaatgttCTAAATATTTGTGATATTCCCTCACCAGAAAGAATTGAAAATCTATTAAAGCATTGTATTAGTAGTGAATGGAGAAAAGCTCATGATATTGCTTATGATATGATAAAAGAAGGACATACACCATTTGATGTTGCGTTAACATCGTCAAATGTTTTAAGAAGATATGACCTCGGATCTGAAGCTATTCAaattgaatttttaaaaatcgGAGCAATGGCATGCAATACGATGGCAAGTGGTTTATCAAGTGTAATACAGCTGGATAAGTTGATAGCTGATTGGTGTATAGCTGCAAAAACGCTTAGGGGAAAATGCtga
- a CDS encoding queuine tRNA-ribosyltransferase, putative: MKKIKCHFLLLFKLLNICFFVIKSEIKIVNNERISKKIQNLSICTKKYNREESSNICKRRNTLEIKKNTKSDKCNINAFINSLIDIKHGKFLSKCDHKIIKTQKNKYSSNNDNYVWKYRKKKYALFRIKTSYYDDVNNSSMNHCFDYPGFDFTVLKENNQYSNDGDENKSRLGIIKTPHGEIETPNFLFCATKACMKSTPINFIKNSKTQIILSNTFHLLIQPKPHIIFQLGGLHKFMNWEGPILTDSGGYQLFSMTYGSVSDEIKRKANIRNVDRLNNNMNNVKDNGTSTYIHLDDISNIGKIKNIPETDKEKKLKIKNGISTIPKNTNSNVIIKINENGALYKSYFDGSIDILSPESSIQAQYLLGTDFSVVLDECTPYNVDKEYTEKSMHRSHRWYIRCLLEFYRANNMENYHNYLNIIYNKKYKTNQVWEKQEKKKQALYGIIQGGIYTDLRKKSCEVVCNLPFFGLCIGGCLGNNKEMMYSVIKQTMDFIRENRRNNNSKRKGKNKPIHLLGIGQIKDIFYGVKQGIDTFDCVIPTRLARHGYFLCKIKTINEVEKKLDRKIKKEYLKIKLNIFKLDNNPLEEDCNCYTCKNYTRAYLHHLFKINDNLLGTLLTVHNVYYMNHLMQDIRQGIIHNNLNEVQKKWIQL, translated from the coding sequence atgaaaaaaataaaatgtcatTTTTTGTTGTTGTTCAAACTACTTAACATTTGCTTCTTTGTTATAAAAAGTGAGATTAAAATTGTAAACAATGAAAGAATATCaaagaaaatacaaaatttgtctatatgtacaaaaaaatacaacAGAGAGGAATCAtcaaatatatgtaaaagaAGGAATAcattagaaataaaaaaaaataccaaaAGTGATAAATGTAATATCAACGCATTCATAAATAGTCTAATTGATATAAAACATGGgaaatttttatcaaaatgtGATCATAAGATAATAAAAACGCAGAAGAATAAGTACAGTAGcaataatgataattatgTTTGGAAATATAGGAAAAAAAAGTATGCGTTATTTAGAATAAAAACGAGCTACTATGACGATGTCAATAATAGTAGTATGAATCATTGCTTTGACTACCCAGGTTTTGATTTTACTGTTTTGAAAGAAAATAACCAATATAGTAATGATGGGGATGAAAACAAAAGTAGGttaggaataataaaaactcCACATGGTGAAATAGAAACCCcaaactttttattttgtgcTACTAAAGCATGTATGAAATCGACTccaataaattttataaaaaattcaaaaacaCAAATAATTTTGTCAAATACATTTCATTTGTTAATTCAGCCCAAACCACATATCATTTTTCAACTTGGTGGTTTGCATAAGTTTATGAATTGGGAAGGCCCAATTTTGACCGACTCAGGAGGATATCAACTTTTTAGTATGACATATGGATCTGTTTcagatgaaataaaaagaaaagcTAATATAAGAAATGTCGATAGgctaaataataatatgaacaatGTGAAGGATAATGGGACAAGTACATATATCCATTTAGATGATATATCCAATataggaaaaataaaaaacataccAGAAAcagataaagaaaaaaaacttaaaataaaaaatggaatatcTACTATTccaaaaaatacaaatagtaatgtaattataaaaattaatgaaaatggTGCATTATATAAATCTTATTTTGATGGTTCGATTGATATATTATCCCCAGAAAGTTCTATTCAAGCACAATATCTATTAGGCACAGATTTTTCAGTTGTTCTAGATGAATGTACCCCTTATAATGTTGATAAAGAATACACAGAAAAATCTATGCATAGATCCCATAGATGGTATATTAGATGTTTATTGGAATTTTATAGAGCTAATAATATGGAAAATTATCATAACTATttaaacattatatataataaaaaatataaaaccaaTCAAGTTTGGGAAaaacaagaaaaaaaaaaacaagcaTTATATGGAATAATACAAGGAGGAATATATACAGATTTACGAAAAAAAAGCTGTGAGGTAGTTTGTAATCTACCCTTTTTCGGATTGTGTATAGGAGGATGTTTAGGTAATAACAAAGAAATGATGTATAGCGTGATTAAACAGACAATGGATTTTATAAGAGAAAATCGCAGAAACAATAATAGCAAAAGAAAGGGTAAAAACAAACCTATACATTTATTAGGAATTGGACAAATTaaagatattttttatggAGTAAAACAAGGAATTGACACATTCGATTGTGTGATACCAACCAGATTAGCAAGACAtggttattttttatgtaaaataaaaactattaatgaagttgaaaaaaaacttgacagaaaaattaaaaaggaatatctcaaaataaaactaaatatATTCAAACTTGATAATAACCCTTTGGAGGAAGATTGTAACTGCTATACttgtaaaaattatacaagaGCATATTTACATCatctttttaaaattaatgataATTTATTGGGGACATTATTAACTGTGCATaatgtttattatatgaatcaCTTAATGCAAGATATCCGACAAGGTATTATTCACAATAATTTGAATGAGGTACAGAAGAAATGGATACAGCTATGA
- a CDS encoding sulfhydryl oxidase, putative produces MKIYGYIFSILFIVPNLVLNTWGSEHSDICKKGEVVLKNFWDKLNNIKHGDILFINIKNYYCPACNKYMDTWNKLEKDILNFEKNVSMFVFDCSCTIFYPYCRFFQIKYFPTFRLLYPIYDKINDSNEYKYLSPNTKIGNEAYKGNMLLAYNDVERVNKLEEFQILLQTQLCNNVNFNNIDIKSCYYDILPPAIDNNASNNFPFSEIYNNSFGNNRNETEEEKQKIRLLEKWNNNINNKEYIKHDIIKGLLFTLKKNISLSVDINKEIIQPYINMLQIVEKIYPDIAPSLIAIREKLQSFKYPIPHEEWVKLVNTENDNGNKSVFLIDGYNIDLDNVQRFKVCDDNSVLCAYWLLYHKISIYCLLHDKERYNYYLEIITNYTKNYLNCRNCISHFIEAQKFCYFGFCNINSAESFVIFLWRIHNSVTLRTTYDHIISDIRLEILSKSKQIQFLHKDIAFPSEKQCNYCRNNIGFTKVTPNRINEMLNNVPYSSKDFDVVDAFNIMYILRYLVSIYS; encoded by the coding sequence atgaaaatatatggatatatttttagcATCCTATTTATAGTGCCAAATTTGGTGCTAAATACGTGGGGTTCTGAACATTCAGATATTTGCAAAAAGGGTGAAGTAgtgttaaaaaatttttgGGATAaacttaataatattaaacatggagatatattatttataaatataaaaaattattattgtcCAGCAtgcaataaatatatggatACATGGAATAAACTTGAAAaagatattttaaatttcGAAAAAAATGTATCTATGTTTGTATTCGACTGCTCATGTACTATATTTTATCCATATTGTCGATTctttcaaataaaatattttcctaCATTTCGATTATTATATCcaatatatgataaaataaatgattccaatgaatataaatatttatcacCTAATACAAAAATTGGCAATGAAGCATATAAAGGAAATATGTTACTTGCTTATAATGATGTTGAAAgagtaaataaattagaagaattccaaattttattacaaaCACAGTTATGTAATAatgttaattttaataacataGATATAAAATCATGTTACTATGATATATTACCTCCTGCAATTGATAACAATGCATCTAATAATTTTCCATTCAGcgaaatttataataatagttttGGAAATAATCGTAATGAAACTGAagaagaaaaacaaaaaatacgGCTACTAGaaaaatggaataataatattaataataaagaatatataaaGCATGATATAATAAAGGGATTACTAtttacattaaaaaaaaatatttcattaagTGTTGACattaataaagaaattatacaaccatatattaatatgctTCAAATTGTAGAGAAAATATACCCAGATATAGCCCCATCATTAATAGCCATTAGAGAAAAATTACAATCTTTTAAATATCCTATACCCCATGAAGAATGGGTTAAGCTAGTAAACACCGAAAATGATAATGGAAACAAATCTGTCTTCCTTATTGATGGGTATAATATTGATTTAGATAATGTACAAAGATTCAAAGTATGTGATGACAACTCAGTTTTATGCGCATATTGGTTgttatatcataaaatatctaTATACTGCTTATTACATGACAAAGAAcgatataattattatcttgaaattattactaattatacaaaaaattatttaaattgtaGAAATTGTATTAGTCATTTTATTGAAGCTCAgaaattttgttattttggTTTTTGCAATATTAATTCAGCAGAAtcatttgttatatttttatggaGAATTCATAATTCCGTTACATTAAGAACTACATATGATCATATCATTTCAGATATACGTTTAGAAATTTTAAGCAAATCAAAACAAATTCAATTTTTGCACAAAGATATTGCTTTCCCCTCAGAAAAGCAATGTAACTATTGTAGAAATAATATAGGATTTACAAAAGTCACACCAAATAGAATAAATGAAATGCTAAATAATGTTCCATATTCTAGTAAAGATTTTGATGTAGTTGATGCTTttaatattatgtatatactaAGATATTTGGTCAGTATATATTCATAG
- a CDS encoding mitochondrial carrier protein, putative, translated as MEHLKNLITGALAGVVVDAILYPIDNIKTNIQAKNQLYSIFEAKKLYNGIIPTLIGTIPASAFFYCFYEMSKKYISENNPNISKSALYIASTSIAELTACIVRLPFEIIKQKMQVSSEASVKNIINGVLKMQGAQSFLLRSYLVIIIREIPFDCIQYFIWETLKEKGQKYFREFYEKHPVIMSSLSGGIAGATAGFLTTPIDVIKSKHIIYGRSYIETIKEISKGGYLSFYKGCLFRTCYLFFGGLIFFGALRLFSFKKDKS; from the exons ATGGAACATTTAA aaaactTAATAACTGGGGCCCTTGCGGGCGTCGTTGTTGATGCGATATTATATCCCATTGATAACATAAAAACAAACATACAAGCAAAAAATCAATTATATTCAATTTTTGAGGCaaaaaagttatataatGGGATTATTCCAACCCTTATAGGCACTATACCAGCTAGTGCTTTTTTTTACTGTTTTTACGAAATgtcaaaaaaatacatatcag aaaataatccTAATATTAGCAAAAGTGCTTTATATATAGCTTCAACCAGTATAGCCGAACTTACAGCATGCATCGTGAg gcTGCCgtttgaaataataaaacagaAAATGCAAGTGTCTAGTGAAGCATctgtgaaaaatataataaatggtGTACTGAAAATGCAAGGAGCTCAATCATTTTTACTAAGGAGTTATTTAGTTATAATAATAAGAGAGATTCCATTTGATTGTATTCAATATTTCATATGGGAAACACTTAAAGAGAAGGGgcaaaaat atTTCAGagaattttatgaaaaacaTCCAGTTATAATGTCGTCTCTTTCTGGAGGAATTGCgg GAGCTACTGCTGGATTCCTAACAACTCCTATTGACGTTATAAAGTCCaagcatataatatat gGGCGGTCATACATTGAGACAATTAAAGAAATATCAAAAGGAGGATACTTGTCATTTTATAAAGGATGCTTATTTAGAAcatgttatttattttttggagggcttatattttttggagCTTTAAGATTGTTTTCATTCAAAAAGGATAAATCTTGA